One segment of Setaria viridis chromosome 4, Setaria_viridis_v4.0, whole genome shotgun sequence DNA contains the following:
- the LOC117853332 gene encoding uncharacterized protein — translation MLASSPPAPAAVTLNPDHEKTRRWRRKIVSRKMFPTESAGGKGLEEDEALDFTSTKVIALQGSNIAWVDLRSAVLLCDVLDKDPVAYYIPLPKPLNDRNKAYLESPSDPCFYRDAIGRQNSIKFVEMEYRFGADSALAGWKAVTYSWAIGSKNWCTDSMDDIEDVLKCSGGMLSSLRMNRSRGVELENIAPLCYPTLCDHDNILYLISKPNRRVPKGSVVVVDASKKTLKAVIPMSDERGIRYALTFVHCTFSKCFNDVGGIHAETYLFVSIGNFYVLSFSFSIRSCWYLSHLRYISLNTVC, via the coding sequence ATGTTggcctcgtcgcctccggctcCTGCAGCGGTGACTCTCAACCCTGACCATGAGAAGACTAGGCGGTGGCGCAGGAAGATCGTGTCGCGGAAGATGTTTCCGACAGAATCAGCTGGTGGCAAGGGgctggaggaggacgaggctcTTGATTTCACGTCCACCAAGGTAATCGCGCTCCAAGGCTCCAACATTGCCTGGGTCGACCTCCGGAGCGCTGTCCTGCTCTGCGACGTGCTCGACAAGGACCCTGTTGCCTATTACATCCCATTACCTAAGCCATTGAATGATAGAAACAAGGCGTACCTGGAATCACCCAGTGATCCGTGCTTTTACCGCGATGCTATAGGGAGACAGAATTCGATAAAGTTTGTAGAGATGGAATATCGCTTTGGTGCTGACTCCGCTCTTGCTGGATGGAAAGCCGTCACATACAGCTGGGCAATTGGTTCAAAGAATTGGTGCACGGACAGCATGGATGATATTGAAGATGTGTTAAAATGCAGTGGAGGGATGTTGTCGTCGCTACGTATGAACAGGAGCAGGGGGGTAGAGTTGGAGAACATTGCACCTCTGTGCTACCCTACTCTGTGTGACCATGACAACATTCTGTACTTGATATCCAAGCCAAACCGCAGAGTCCCCAAAGGATCAGTGGTGGTGGTTGATGCATCAAAGAAAACACTGAAAGCTGTGATCCCTATGTCTGACGAGAGAGGCATAAGATATGCACTGACCTTTGTCCACTGTACATTCTCCAAGTGCTTCAATGATGTTGGAGGTATCCATGCTGAAACTTATTTATTTGTTAGTATTGGCAACTTCTATGTCTTATCATTCTCATTCTCAATTAGATCATGTTGGTATTTGTCGCATTTGAGATATATTAGTCTTAATACCGTTTGCTGA
- the LOC117852735 gene encoding acid phosphatase 1 isoform X2, with amino-acid sequence MARRGSGGLVRLLVTLAMLLAAVAEEATVAPAEIGVEHAPAAPAQSASEEAPALASETEAEQHNQPPPQHLLPRPLIIELPSEAAAAAREAAAGEGQDEAPADAVAATLELEVQVDLVPAAPAQDAFENAAAEQYQHLPRPLVFEPAVDDVPADVRCASWRLAAEANNLAPWKAVPAGCAAHVRDYIAGAAYRSDLDLVARESTTYARAAPLRGDGRDAWVFDIDETLLSNLPYYAEHGLELFDHQKFDRWVERGEALAIPSSLKLYNEVRELGFKTFLLTGRSEGHLDITAENLKKQGFHDWDKLILREACDCKKTATVYKSEKRKAMEEEGYRILGNSGDQWSDLLGWSMSARSFKLPNPMYYIP; translated from the exons ATGGCGCGCCGCGGTAGCGGCGGCCTCGTCCGCCTGCTCGTGACGCTGGCCATGCTCCTCGCCGCTGTCGCCGAGGAAGCCACGGTGGCGCCCGCGGAGATCGGAGTGGAGCATGCGCCAGCCGCGCCGGCGCAGAGCGCGTCCGAGGAGGCGCCGGCACTGGCTTCGGAGACGGAGGCGGAGCAGCACaatcagccgccgccgcagcacctcCTGCCGCGCCCCCTCATCATCGAGCTCCCGTccgaggctgcggcggcggcgcgggaggctgCCGCGGGCGAGGGGCAGGACGAGGCGCCGGCAGACGCCGTCGCGGCGACGCTGGAGCTGGAGGTCCAGGTCGACCTGGTGCCGGCTGCGCCGGCGCAGGACGCGTTCgagaacgcggcggcggagcagtacCAGCACCTGCCACGCCCGCTCGTCTTCGAGCCGGCGGTGGACGACGTGCCGGCGGACGTGCGCTGCGCGAGCTGGCGGCTCGCGGCGGAGGCCAACAACCTCGCGCCGTGGAAGGCGGTGCCGGCGGGGTGCGCGGCGCACGTCCGGGACTACATCGCGGGCGCCGCCTACCGCTCCGACCTCGACCTCGTCGCGCGGGAGTCCACCACctacgcgcgcgccgcgccgctccggGGCGACGGCCGCGACGCATGGGTGTTCGACATCGACGAGACGCTGCTCTCCAACCTCCCCTACTACGCCGAGCACGG GCTTGAATTGTTCGACCACCAGAAGTTCGACAGGTGGGTGGAGAGGGGTGAGGCGCTGGCCATCCCCTCCAGCTTGAAGCTGTACAATGAGGTTCGCGAGCTGGGGTTCAAGACCTTCCTGCTAACGGGCAGAAGCGAGGGGCACCTAGACATCACCGCGGAGAACCTCAAGAAGCAGGGGTTCCATGATTGGGACAAGCTCATACTCAG GGAAGCATGTGACTGCAAGAAAACTGCAACAGTCTACAAATCAGAAAAGAGGAAGGCAATGGAAGAAGAGGGGTATAGGATCCTAGGCAACTCTGGCGATCAATGGAGCGATTTGCTGGGCTGGTCCATGAGCGCTCGCTCCTTCAAGCTCCCCAATCCAATGTACTATATCCCATGA
- the LOC117852735 gene encoding acid phosphatase 1 isoform X1 translates to MARRGSGGLVRLLVTLAMLLAAVAEEATVAPAEIGVEHAPAAPAQSASEEAPALASETEAEQHNQPPPQHLLPRPLIIELPSEAAAAAREAAAGEGQDEAPADAVAATLELEVQVDLVPAAPAQDAFENAAAEQYQHLPRPLVFEPAVDDVPADVRCASWRLAAEANNLAPWKAVPAGCAAHVRDYIAGAAYRSDLDLVARESTTYARAAPLRGDGRDAWVFDIDETLLSNLPYYAEHGYGLELFDHQKFDRWVERGEALAIPSSLKLYNEVRELGFKTFLLTGRSEGHLDITAENLKKQGFHDWDKLILREACDCKKTATVYKSEKRKAMEEEGYRILGNSGDQWSDLLGWSMSARSFKLPNPMYYIP, encoded by the exons ATGGCGCGCCGCGGTAGCGGCGGCCTCGTCCGCCTGCTCGTGACGCTGGCCATGCTCCTCGCCGCTGTCGCCGAGGAAGCCACGGTGGCGCCCGCGGAGATCGGAGTGGAGCATGCGCCAGCCGCGCCGGCGCAGAGCGCGTCCGAGGAGGCGCCGGCACTGGCTTCGGAGACGGAGGCGGAGCAGCACaatcagccgccgccgcagcacctcCTGCCGCGCCCCCTCATCATCGAGCTCCCGTccgaggctgcggcggcggcgcgggaggctgCCGCGGGCGAGGGGCAGGACGAGGCGCCGGCAGACGCCGTCGCGGCGACGCTGGAGCTGGAGGTCCAGGTCGACCTGGTGCCGGCTGCGCCGGCGCAGGACGCGTTCgagaacgcggcggcggagcagtacCAGCACCTGCCACGCCCGCTCGTCTTCGAGCCGGCGGTGGACGACGTGCCGGCGGACGTGCGCTGCGCGAGCTGGCGGCTCGCGGCGGAGGCCAACAACCTCGCGCCGTGGAAGGCGGTGCCGGCGGGGTGCGCGGCGCACGTCCGGGACTACATCGCGGGCGCCGCCTACCGCTCCGACCTCGACCTCGTCGCGCGGGAGTCCACCACctacgcgcgcgccgcgccgctccggGGCGACGGCCGCGACGCATGGGTGTTCGACATCGACGAGACGCTGCTCTCCAACCTCCCCTACTACGCCGAGCACGGGTACGG GCTTGAATTGTTCGACCACCAGAAGTTCGACAGGTGGGTGGAGAGGGGTGAGGCGCTGGCCATCCCCTCCAGCTTGAAGCTGTACAATGAGGTTCGCGAGCTGGGGTTCAAGACCTTCCTGCTAACGGGCAGAAGCGAGGGGCACCTAGACATCACCGCGGAGAACCTCAAGAAGCAGGGGTTCCATGATTGGGACAAGCTCATACTCAG GGAAGCATGTGACTGCAAGAAAACTGCAACAGTCTACAAATCAGAAAAGAGGAAGGCAATGGAAGAAGAGGGGTATAGGATCCTAGGCAACTCTGGCGATCAATGGAGCGATTTGCTGGGCTGGTCCATGAGCGCTCGCTCCTTCAAGCTCCCCAATCCAATGTACTATATCCCATGA